In one window of Kiritimatiellia bacterium DNA:
- a CDS encoding TonB C-terminal domain-containing protein, which translates to MALADWRVVARSAAVHAALILMVAVSGMVRSCFYRPRRFDSITVYNVPDVALVTPAPPAASPTPSAPPPKVSEDIPEAAPRPKVQVSRVKITRPAPTSPRLAPTAEELKRLLAPSRPLAPSSAGDARSASPPDWYLALVRKVFYDAWDQPGGLRPGPGLRVIAQIRVARDGSILRAEPVRLSGHATLDASVERALRAVTKLPPLPEAFPGAHRDLQIAFELGQE; encoded by the coding sequence ATGGCGTTGGCCGACTGGCGCGTCGTTGCGCGAAGCGCCGCGGTGCATGCCGCGTTGATCCTGATGGTGGCGGTGTCCGGCATGGTGCGCAGTTGTTTCTATCGGCCGCGGCGATTCGACTCGATCACCGTGTACAATGTGCCGGACGTGGCGCTGGTGACGCCCGCCCCGCCGGCGGCCTCGCCGACGCCCTCCGCACCCCCGCCCAAAGTAAGCGAGGACATTCCCGAAGCGGCTCCGCGCCCCAAGGTGCAGGTGAGCCGGGTGAAGATCACCCGCCCCGCGCCCACATCTCCCCGTCTGGCGCCGACGGCGGAAGAACTCAAGCGGCTGCTCGCCCCGAGCCGGCCGCTTGCCCCGTCATCGGCCGGCGATGCGCGGAGTGCATCGCCACCCGACTGGTATCTGGCGCTGGTGCGGAAGGTGTTTTATGACGCGTGGGACCAGCCTGGCGGCCTTCGACCGGGCCCGGGGCTGCGCGTGATCGCACAGATCCGCGTCGCGCGCGATGGTTCGATCCTGCGCGCCGAGCCCGTTCGCCTCTCCGGTCACGCCACGCTCGACGCATCGGTGGAGCGTGCGCTCCGCGCGGTGACGAAGCTGCCGCCACTGCCCGAAGCGTTCCCGGGAGCGCATCGCGACCTTCAAATTGCATTTGAGCTGGGCCAAGAGTGA
- a CDS encoding biopolymer transporter ExbD, which produces MPRRTTIVALSEIKEINLTPLIDLTFLLLITFIITFPLIEQGVPVNLPRGKAEDLPQRNTRSITIRRDGMIHLDQRSVTLDVLAEEMRQLGAADPDLVVMVRADENVPYGRVAEVLRVLHQAKISKLALVHRAEESR; this is translated from the coding sequence ATGCCGCGCCGCACGACCATCGTCGCGCTGAGTGAGATCAAGGAAATCAACCTCACGCCGCTGATTGATCTCACGTTTTTGTTGTTGATCACGTTCATCATCACGTTTCCCCTGATCGAACAGGGTGTTCCGGTGAACCTCCCGCGGGGCAAGGCGGAGGACCTGCCCCAGCGGAATACCCGCTCGATTACGATCCGCCGGGACGGCATGATCCACCTGGACCAGCGGTCAGTGACGCTGGATGTTCTCGCCGAGGAAATGCGACAGCTCGGCGCCGCGGATCCGGACCTGGTGGTGATGGTTCGCGCGGATGAGAACGTGCCCTACGGGCGTGTCGCCGAAGTACTGCGAGTCCTGCACCAGGCGAAGATCTCGAAGCTCGCTCTGGTTCACCGGGCGGAGGAATCGCGGTGA
- a CDS encoding MotA/TolQ/ExbB proton channel family protein translates to MLWWSEWLVRPVTADIRQAFIDSNWLSGKLIVLVLIVASIGAWSVMYSKWRDLRRARRASEDFLAAFRQESNPLAIFLQNRSAAFRDSPVFQVYQAGCVAIGVEIGESEMRTLGAVASGGATRRQAMLSPLQIEVVRRVTERTVADQALQLESGMGWLMIAVSASPMLGLLGTVWGVLDAFGAMAHRGAANLSAVAPGISGALLTTVVGLLVALPSSVGYNVLAGHIRTLAVQMDNFSQEFVAEVQRAFSRE, encoded by the coding sequence ATGTTGTGGTGGAGCGAGTGGCTGGTCCGACCTGTCACGGCGGACATTCGGCAGGCGTTCATCGATAGCAACTGGCTGTCGGGCAAACTCATTGTCCTGGTCCTCATAGTCGCCTCGATCGGCGCCTGGTCGGTGATGTACTCAAAGTGGCGCGATCTGCGGCGCGCGAGGCGGGCCTCGGAGGACTTTCTTGCGGCGTTCCGGCAGGAATCGAATCCGCTGGCAATCTTTCTGCAGAACCGCTCGGCAGCCTTTCGGGACAGTCCGGTGTTTCAGGTCTACCAGGCGGGGTGTGTCGCGATCGGCGTGGAGATTGGCGAGTCCGAAATGCGCACCCTGGGCGCGGTCGCGTCAGGAGGCGCCACGAGGCGGCAAGCGATGCTGTCACCGCTACAGATTGAAGTTGTTCGGCGGGTGACCGAGCGCACTGTTGCGGATCAGGCGCTCCAGCTGGAGAGCGGGATGGGCTGGCTGATGATCGCGGTGAGTGCCAGTCCGATGTTGGGGCTGCTGGGAACGGTTTGGGGGGTGCTCGACGCGTTCGGTGCGATGGCACACCGGGGAGCCGCCAATCTCTCCGCGGTGGCGCCCGGCATCTCGGGCGCGCTGCTCACGACGGTTGTCGGTCTGCTGGTCGCGCTGCCGTCCTCCGTGGGGTACAACGTGCTTGCCGGCCACATCCGCACGCTCGCGGTTCAGATGGACAACTTCTCCCAAGAGTTCGTCGCGGAGGTCCAGCGTGCCTTCAGCCGGGAGTGA
- a CDS encoding PhoH family protein has product MKKNYILDTNVLLHDPEALFRFEDNTVLLPIGVIREIDRFKRDLSELGRSARRVSRALDELRARGKLSDGIRLDGGGILQVVTPPDGHMNGRDGSVDQEILDVALRLRATAQGPCIVVSKDINLRILADAMGIDAQDYESDRVDINELYLGHSELELTTEEMAQIAAGAMVPYRGDRRPPNEYLLLRDLTDPNHTLLGRLDPDAQNILPLIPAPRELAAVKPRNKEQHFALDALLDERIRLVTIIGKAGTGKTLLAVAAGLYVTLERKQYRKLLVSRPTLPMGKDIGYLPGSVEEKLNPWMQPIFDALDLLLGEARDGRRPADLLNGDDPRVAIEPLTFIRGRSIHHQFMIVDEAQNLTPLEVKTIITRVGHGTKIILTGDIYQIDNPYVDSTSNGLSRAVNQFRWHGIAAHISLRKGVRSELAELAANIL; this is encoded by the coding sequence ATGAAAAAAAATTACATCCTCGACACGAACGTTCTGCTGCACGATCCCGAGGCGTTGTTCCGATTCGAGGACAACACCGTCCTCCTCCCGATCGGCGTGATCCGAGAGATTGATCGTTTCAAACGCGATCTTTCCGAGCTGGGCCGCAGTGCTCGGCGCGTCAGCCGGGCGCTCGATGAATTGCGCGCGAGAGGCAAACTGTCCGACGGTATTCGGCTTGACGGCGGCGGTATCCTTCAGGTCGTCACCCCTCCCGACGGCCATATGAACGGCCGCGACGGCTCGGTAGATCAGGAGATCCTCGACGTTGCGTTGCGCCTGCGCGCCACCGCGCAAGGGCCGTGTATCGTGGTCAGCAAAGACATCAACCTTCGGATCCTCGCCGATGCGATGGGGATCGATGCGCAAGACTACGAAAGTGACCGCGTGGACATCAACGAGCTCTATCTCGGTCATTCCGAACTGGAGCTGACGACCGAGGAGATGGCGCAAATCGCCGCAGGGGCGATGGTCCCCTATCGCGGCGACCGGCGCCCACCGAACGAATATCTGCTGCTGCGCGACCTTACCGACCCGAACCACACCCTTCTGGGCCGTCTCGATCCCGATGCACAAAACATACTCCCGCTGATTCCCGCGCCCCGCGAGCTCGCGGCAGTGAAACCCCGGAACAAGGAACAACACTTCGCGCTCGACGCGTTGCTGGACGAACGCATCCGGCTCGTGACGATCATTGGAAAGGCCGGCACCGGCAAAACACTGCTGGCGGTCGCGGCGGGACTCTACGTAACGCTCGAGCGAAAACAGTACCGGAAACTGCTCGTTTCCCGCCCCACCCTGCCCATGGGCAAGGACATCGGGTACTTGCCCGGCAGCGTCGAGGAAAAACTCAACCCGTGGATGCAGCCGATTTTTGACGCGCTCGACTTACTCCTCGGTGAAGCACGGGACGGGCGACGCCCGGCCGATCTTCTCAATGGTGACGATCCGCGCGTCGCGATCGAGCCGCTCACGTTCATCCGCGGCCGCAGCATTCATCATCAGTTCATGATCGTGGACGAGGCGCAAAACCTCACGCCGCTGGAGGTGAAGACCATCATCACCCGCGTCGGCCACGGCACCAAAATCATTTTGACGGGCGACATTTATCAAATCGACAACCCGTACGTGGACAGCACCTCGAACGGCTTATCGCGGGCGGTGAATCAGTTCCGATGGCACGGTATTGCCGCGCACATCAGCCTGCGCAAAGGCGTACGCTCCGAGCTGGCCGAGCTAGCCGCGAACATTCTTTGA
- a CDS encoding alkaline phosphatase, producing MAAAWLVRADGLPRHILLFIGDGMGEGQIAAARAWLGRPLVFETYPWGVLVATESASGLTDSAASSTAISTGRRVGNGVISRALPGTGEDLRTLGERMIAAGRRVGLVTTSYLLDATPAAFIAHANHRSDWSAIVTAYLATNGPHLLLGGGAGLSTGELATAGYRVAVNSHEMWSAVTGGVGRLAGVFGAVLPYEIDGLGELPGLEEMTRAALEWVVRQNAPSFLVIEAGRIDHACHANDLMRCVGEMWALDQAVAAASAWAESRGDVLIVVAADHETGGLRVIENRGAGQLPVVSWSTTGHTSAPIRAFASGSGADRLLGVRHLVDFCAFLSDPVFPAPEIHHFDFGAEGGRLRWLAVSGRVYEVEWTTSFLSSAWVAGPTITAAWSGVAAAPFGTPHTSRVFYRIRQLWPLPQP from the coding sequence GTGGCGGCCGCATGGCTTGTGCGGGCCGATGGTCTGCCCCGGCACATTCTTTTGTTTATTGGTGACGGCATGGGCGAGGGCCAGATCGCGGCGGCGCGCGCGTGGCTAGGTCGCCCGCTCGTGTTCGAGACGTACCCGTGGGGTGTGCTGGTCGCAACGGAGTCGGCCTCCGGCCTCACCGACTCGGCCGCTTCTTCGACCGCGATCTCTACCGGTCGCCGGGTGGGGAACGGAGTGATCAGCCGAGCGTTGCCGGGTACTGGCGAGGACCTGCGAACGCTGGGCGAGCGGATGATCGCGGCGGGGCGGCGCGTGGGTCTGGTGACAACGTCGTACCTATTGGACGCGACTCCGGCAGCATTTATTGCCCATGCGAATCATCGTTCCGACTGGTCGGCGATTGTGACCGCATATCTGGCCACAAACGGCCCCCATTTGTTGCTCGGAGGCGGGGCGGGTCTTTCGACGGGTGAGTTGGCGACGGCAGGGTACCGCGTCGCCGTCAACTCGCACGAGATGTGGAGCGCAGTCACCGGCGGGGTGGGGCGGCTGGCGGGGGTGTTCGGCGCAGTGTTGCCCTATGAAATCGACGGTCTCGGAGAGCTGCCGGGTCTGGAAGAGATGACCCGGGCGGCGCTCGAGTGGGTCGTGCGCCAGAACGCGCCGAGTTTTCTGGTGATTGAAGCCGGGCGGATTGACCATGCCTGCCACGCGAACGATTTGATGCGGTGTGTGGGTGAAATGTGGGCGTTGGATCAGGCGGTGGCGGCGGCGAGCGCCTGGGCAGAGAGTCGCGGCGATGTTTTGATCGTTGTGGCAGCGGATCATGAAACTGGTGGGCTTCGGGTCATCGAGAACCGTGGAGCCGGCCAGCTGCCGGTGGTGAGCTGGAGCACAACCGGTCACACCTCGGCGCCGATTCGCGCGTTCGCGAGCGGGAGCGGTGCGGACCGTTTGCTTGGCGTCCGTCACCTTGTGGATTTCTGCGCTTTTCTGAGCGATCCGGTGTTTCCTGCACCGGAGATTCACCATTTCGATTTCGGCGCCGAGGGTGGTCGTTTGCGCTGGCTGGCGGTCAGCGGCCGTGTCTACGAGGTGGAGTGGACAACCAGCTTCTTGTCGTCCGCATGGGTTGCGGGCCCAACGATCACCGCGGCGTGGTCGGGGGTCGCCGCCGCGCCGTTCGGCACGCCGCACACATCGCGCGTGTTCTATCGTATTCGACAACTCTGGCCACTACCCCAGCCCTGA
- a CDS encoding DUF4440 domain-containing protein has product MTAVVAAAGWWWRRPREERWLKRELFRLCHLAEKHGEEPLVEAARRAERIAALMSEDVRLSSEHPWSVSLNSRREAGRAILEARAALDWLSVAIEDLQTRLAPDRATAEQRCTVRVCVRGADWSDVQARELSLRWRRESDGWRIAEVRVVEVIRPLPAASQGG; this is encoded by the coding sequence GTGACGGCGGTCGTGGCCGCCGCGGGGTGGTGGTGGCGACGGCCCCGTGAAGAGCGGTGGCTGAAGCGGGAACTGTTCCGATTGTGCCACCTTGCAGAAAAACACGGCGAGGAGCCGTTGGTGGAGGCGGCGCGGCGCGCGGAGCGAATTGCCGCGCTCATGAGTGAAGACGTACGGCTCAGCTCGGAACATCCATGGAGCGTTTCGCTGAACTCTCGCCGGGAGGCAGGGCGGGCGATTCTGGAGGCGCGCGCGGCACTGGACTGGCTAAGTGTCGCGATTGAGGATCTGCAGACGCGGCTGGCGCCGGACCGCGCAACCGCGGAGCAGCGCTGTACAGTGCGAGTGTGCGTACGAGGAGCGGACTGGTCGGACGTACAGGCGCGCGAGCTCTCGCTGCGGTGGCGGCGGGAGTCGGATGGCTGGCGGATAGCGGAAGTTCGGGTGGTGGAGGTGATCCGGCCTCTGCCGGCGGCATCACAAGGCGGCTAA
- the lepB gene encoding signal peptidase I, with the protein MNWRRWVIGHRPTWTMVRAAVLALVTAWIVRHVVRPFRVAGTSMEPTVRDRAWGLGWLAAYWSGEPRRGDIVMIRLAGDSVMYLKRVLALPGETAEFRGGQLWVNGKRCAEPYLRTTCDWNSAPVTLGPGEYLVAGDRRDVRQSAHLAGVVRRERIVGKLWKWTGGGEQLQSPSSR; encoded by the coding sequence ATGAACTGGCGGCGGTGGGTGATCGGACATCGGCCCACATGGACGATGGTGCGCGCGGCGGTGTTGGCGTTGGTGACCGCATGGATTGTCCGCCATGTCGTTCGCCCATTCCGAGTTGCGGGAACTAGCATGGAACCCACGGTCCGGGATCGCGCGTGGGGCCTCGGATGGCTGGCGGCCTATTGGAGCGGAGAACCTCGGCGCGGTGACATCGTGATGATTCGGCTGGCAGGCGATTCAGTCATGTATCTGAAACGGGTGCTGGCACTGCCGGGCGAGACCGCCGAGTTCCGCGGCGGCCAGCTCTGGGTGAACGGAAAACGGTGTGCCGAGCCCTATCTACGCACCACCTGCGACTGGAACAGCGCACCGGTGACGCTGGGGCCCGGCGAATACCTCGTTGCGGGTGACCGCCGTGATGTTCGCCAATCGGCGCATCTGGCGGGGGTTGTTCGGCGCGAGCGGATTGTGGGAAAACTCTGGAAATGGACCGGCGGTGGAGAACAGCTGCAGTCACCTTCATCGCGGTGA
- a CDS encoding sulfatase, with product MTRHQLFAAALASLTAAGAGSAAPPNVLFAIADDWSWPHAGAYGCRWVRTPAFDRVAAQGLLFERAYTPNAKCAPSRACILTGRNPWQLGAAANHVCVFPREYASIMEVLGARGWHVGCVGKGWAPGDPQGRALTGRAYNRYSTTPPTPAISRNDYAANFEEFLRARPAGAPFFFWYGASEPHREYEYRAAIERGGRRLEEVDRVPAFWPDHEVIRTDLLDYAFEVEHFDRHLGRMLEILEQSGELSNTVVIVTADNGMPFPRCKGNCYEAANHLPLAVMWLAGIRNPGRRVSDLVSFIDLAPTWLELAGLTPETAGMPPMAGRSLSDIFADQAGRAPRDYVLIGTERHDMGRPHDWGYPMRGLVERDWLYIRNYEPMRWPVGNPETGYMNTDGSPTKTLLLEMRRRQPDSAEARRWWELSFGRRPAEELYDLRSDPDCVTNLAGRAEMANRVRAMRAKLDAQLAAEGDLRAVGRGREYEAHPYANPAHARFYERFRAGEAVRADWIEPTDIETNFYAAPPVIRAFRAEAGAQGVRLTWDVSGNPLAQTPTELIIEPHVGWLAEDAGSLLVTAHTERVWTLIALNPAGTNRMRAEIPTTREAR from the coding sequence GTGACGCGCCATCAGCTGTTTGCCGCCGCGTTGGCTAGCCTGACCGCTGCAGGCGCAGGTAGCGCGGCGCCCCCGAACGTGCTTTTTGCGATTGCCGACGATTGGTCGTGGCCGCACGCGGGGGCCTATGGCTGCCGGTGGGTACGAACCCCTGCCTTTGACCGGGTGGCCGCGCAGGGACTGCTCTTTGAACGAGCCTACACGCCGAACGCCAAGTGCGCACCCTCCCGCGCATGTATTCTGACAGGGCGTAACCCCTGGCAGCTGGGGGCGGCCGCAAACCATGTGTGTGTGTTTCCCCGCGAGTATGCGTCCATCATGGAGGTGCTCGGTGCCCGGGGATGGCACGTGGGGTGTGTTGGGAAAGGATGGGCGCCGGGCGATCCGCAGGGGCGTGCGCTGACCGGCCGGGCGTACAACCGCTACAGCACGACTCCGCCCACGCCGGCGATCAGCCGCAACGACTACGCGGCGAACTTCGAGGAGTTTCTTCGGGCTCGGCCCGCGGGAGCGCCGTTCTTTTTCTGGTATGGGGCCAGTGAACCGCACCGGGAGTACGAGTACCGGGCCGCCATCGAGCGGGGTGGTCGGCGTCTGGAGGAGGTGGACCGCGTGCCGGCGTTCTGGCCGGACCACGAGGTGATTCGCACGGATTTGCTAGACTATGCCTTCGAGGTGGAGCACTTCGACCGTCATCTCGGTCGAATGCTCGAGATTCTGGAGCAAAGTGGAGAGCTTTCCAACACGGTGGTGATCGTCACCGCCGACAATGGCATGCCGTTCCCACGGTGCAAGGGCAACTGCTACGAGGCCGCCAATCATCTGCCTCTGGCGGTGATGTGGCTGGCGGGCATTCGCAACCCGGGACGTCGCGTATCGGACCTAGTGAGTTTTATTGACCTTGCGCCGACCTGGCTGGAACTGGCGGGCCTGACGCCAGAAACCGCGGGCATGCCACCGATGGCCGGCCGCAGCCTGAGCGATATTTTCGCAGATCAAGCGGGCCGTGCCCCGCGGGACTACGTGCTGATCGGTACGGAACGTCACGACATGGGGCGTCCTCACGACTGGGGGTATCCCATGCGCGGGCTCGTGGAGCGGGACTGGCTGTACATCCGAAACTATGAACCGATGCGGTGGCCGGTTGGCAATCCCGAAACGGGCTACATGAACACCGATGGTAGCCCAACGAAAACGCTGTTATTGGAAATGCGGCGCCGACAGCCTGACTCGGCCGAGGCTCGACGCTGGTGGGAGCTATCGTTTGGGCGCCGCCCGGCTGAGGAACTGTACGACCTGCGGAGCGATCCCGACTGCGTCACCAATTTGGCGGGGCGCGCAGAAATGGCCAACCGCGTTCGCGCGATGCGGGCAAAGCTGGACGCACAGCTCGCGGCCGAGGGGGATTTGCGGGCGGTTGGCCGTGGCCGCGAATACGAGGCCCATCCGTATGCGAACCCGGCGCATGCTCGTTTCTATGAACGATTTCGCGCGGGAGAAGCGGTGCGCGCAGACTGGATTGAACCGACCGATATCGAGACCAACTTTTACGCCGCTCCTCCAGTGATCCGGGCGTTCCGCGCCGAGGCGGGAGCGCAGGGAGTGAGGTTGACTTGGGACGTCAGTGGCAATCCCCTTGCGCAGACGCCGACGGAGCTGATCATCGAGCCGCATGTCGGATGGCTCGCCGAGGACGCAGGTTCGTTGTTGGTGACCGCTCACACCGAGCGCGTGTGGACTCTGATCGCTCTGAATCCAGCCGGCACCAACCGCATGCGCGCGGAGATTCCGACGACCCGCGAAGCACGGTGA
- a CDS encoding YchF family ATPase, with protein sequence MKVPDARLDALRDLFRPRKFTPAEITFADIMLPGAEGAAFRESVPTLAQADAFVLVVQAFGETDGDGRPLDPAAQMETVLLEMTIADFEQLGRRLERIRTDRRHGAKVSAAELALLERCHQHLATDQPLRSLALRPDEEKLIRTYQFLSRKPLFVVANVDERSLRGTDAQTLEAAARARGLDLVKFCAPIEADIALMEPETQREFLREYELDEPARVRLIRTAYHALNLISFFTVGEDEVRAWTVARGTTAQVAAGKIHSDMERGFIRAEVVPAETLLAAGSLARCREAGTLRIEGKDYVVQDGDVIHVRFSV encoded by the coding sequence GTGAAGGTGCCGGACGCTCGACTGGACGCGCTGCGAGATCTCTTCCGGCCCCGCAAGTTCACGCCCGCTGAAATCACTTTCGCGGACATTATGCTCCCCGGGGCCGAGGGGGCGGCGTTCCGTGAGTCGGTCCCCACACTTGCCCAGGCCGACGCGTTTGTGCTGGTCGTGCAGGCATTTGGCGAGACGGACGGCGACGGTCGCCCGCTGGATCCCGCCGCGCAAATGGAAACGGTATTGCTGGAAATGACGATCGCTGATTTCGAGCAGCTCGGGCGCCGTTTGGAGCGGATACGGACCGATCGCCGCCACGGGGCGAAAGTCTCGGCCGCGGAGCTCGCGCTGCTAGAGCGCTGTCATCAGCACCTAGCGACGGACCAGCCTTTGCGAAGCCTTGCGCTGCGGCCCGATGAGGAGAAGCTGATCCGCACTTATCAGTTTCTTTCCCGCAAGCCGCTGTTTGTGGTGGCGAACGTGGATGAACGGTCGCTTCGCGGCACCGACGCCCAGACGCTCGAGGCCGCGGCTCGTGCACGCGGACTGGACCTCGTCAAGTTCTGCGCGCCGATCGAGGCGGACATTGCGCTGATGGAACCGGAGACACAGCGCGAATTTTTGCGCGAGTACGAACTCGACGAGCCTGCACGCGTACGTCTGATACGGACCGCATACCATGCGCTGAACCTCATCAGTTTCTTCACTGTTGGTGAGGACGAGGTTCGCGCCTGGACAGTCGCCAGAGGCACGACCGCGCAGGTGGCGGCCGGAAAGATTCACTCCGACATGGAACGTGGCTTCATCCGCGCGGAGGTGGTCCCCGCCGAAACGCTGCTGGCGGCGGGCAGCCTCGCTCGGTGCCGAGAGGCGGGAACGCTGCGGATCGAGGGAAAGGACTACGTGGTGCAGGATGGCGATGTCATCCACGTGCGGTTCAGTGTGTGA
- a CDS encoding response regulator translates to MLRVLIIDDDRTIVRTLQMAFSEHGARVFAASDPIQGVRLAIDERPDVILLDLQMPAGGGAAVLQSLSRNVLTHLIPVICITALQGDDVRDACLAAGSRAFITKPFSPAAVVAKAYEVAGLRPPPRLSDESPAPRGGDSQSTCT, encoded by the coding sequence ATGTTGAGGGTTTTGATCATTGATGACGATCGCACGATCGTTCGAACACTGCAGATGGCCTTTAGCGAACACGGTGCACGGGTATTCGCGGCGTCCGACCCGATCCAAGGTGTGCGGCTGGCGATCGACGAGCGGCCGGACGTGATCTTGCTGGATCTGCAGATGCCGGCCGGTGGCGGGGCAGCCGTATTGCAGTCGTTGAGTCGCAATGTGCTGACGCACCTGATCCCCGTGATCTGCATCACCGCGCTGCAGGGTGACGATGTGCGCGATGCGTGTCTGGCCGCGGGCAGCCGCGCGTTCATTACGAAGCCGTTTTCGCCCGCCGCGGTGGTCGCGAAGGCCTACGAGGTGGCCGGGCTTCGGCCACCCCCCAGGCTGAGCGACGAATCGCCAGCACCGAGAGGTGGCGACTCCCAGTCGACCTGCACGTGA
- a CDS encoding VIT1/CCC1 transporter family protein has translation MSWVRRLEEAREAFRRRDTAASARAHEPERIRTAAERHAGASGRYLGEMVYGSLDGVITTFAVVSGVAGAQLGPGVVLVLGLANLLGDGLSMAAGAYLSVRSDQDYYRREREREEWEVEHFPDGEREELRAIYRAMGFSEADAEELVRIQTKDRALWVDMMMVHELGLHRETVRPLRAAFATFAAFVAAGTVPLVAYVTGLARPMSSAAMFAWSVAATAATLFGLGAARTFVTGVGWLRGGMEMLAVGGAAATVAYAVGAVLRLLGIAGA, from the coding sequence GTGAGCTGGGTGCGGCGTCTGGAAGAGGCGCGCGAAGCGTTTCGGCGGCGGGACACGGCCGCATCCGCTCGGGCGCACGAGCCGGAGCGCATCCGCACGGCGGCAGAGCGGCACGCGGGCGCCTCCGGTCGCTATCTCGGCGAGATGGTCTACGGGTCGCTGGACGGCGTGATCACCACCTTTGCGGTCGTCAGCGGCGTTGCGGGGGCACAGTTAGGGCCGGGCGTGGTGTTGGTGCTGGGACTGGCGAACCTGCTCGGCGACGGGCTCTCGATGGCTGCCGGCGCGTATCTTTCGGTGCGTAGCGATCAAGACTACTACCGGCGGGAGCGGGAACGCGAAGAGTGGGAGGTCGAACATTTTCCGGATGGTGAACGGGAGGAGCTGCGGGCGATTTACCGTGCGATGGGGTTTTCTGAGGCCGACGCGGAGGAACTGGTGCGCATTCAAACCAAGGATCGCGCATTGTGGGTGGACATGATGATGGTCCATGAGCTGGGGCTGCATCGCGAAACGGTGCGGCCGCTTCGTGCCGCTTTTGCGACGTTTGCGGCGTTCGTCGCTGCCGGTACGGTACCGCTGGTCGCCTACGTGACGGGCCTCGCGAGGCCGATGTCGTCCGCCGCAATGTTTGCGTGGTCCGTGGCGGCGACCGCGGCAACGCTCTTCGGGTTGGGTGCTGCCCGCACTTTTGTGACGGGAGTCGGGTGGTTGAGAGGAGGAATGGAGATGCTCGCGGTGGGTGGTGCCGCGGCGACGGTCGCGTACGCGGTGGGCGCCGTGCTGCGACTTTTGGGCATTGCGGGCGCCTGA
- a CDS encoding sugar phosphate isomerase/epimerase — MDTTRREFLRSAVMGGMWMARGGGAAPTAKESPLFGACRGPDQQALLKEVGYDFWEGSVGPLLMPGDPDDAFEAKTGPLLPLALPIRSCTGFIPASLPLVGPNVDAAAIERHARTTFRRAQRLGIQLIVLGSGGARKIPAGFDPARAREQFLDICRRMGPLAAEHGVTVVLEPLNRSETNFFHTVAEGIEMVDAVGHPNIQLLADIYHMLREEEGPDSIRKAGARLRHCHIAEKVNRAPPGTSGEDFRPYFRALKEIGYRGGISIEGRWGRDIEADLRRALEVMRRQWSEA, encoded by the coding sequence ATGGACACGACCCGGAGAGAGTTTCTTCGCTCGGCAGTCATGGGGGGAATGTGGATGGCGCGCGGTGGAGGTGCGGCGCCAACGGCGAAGGAATCGCCGCTGTTTGGCGCGTGTCGGGGGCCGGATCAGCAGGCGCTGCTGAAGGAAGTCGGCTACGACTTCTGGGAGGGGAGCGTGGGACCGCTGCTGATGCCCGGCGATCCGGACGATGCGTTCGAGGCCAAGACCGGCCCTCTGTTGCCGTTGGCACTGCCGATACGTTCTTGCACGGGATTCATCCCCGCGAGCCTGCCTCTGGTGGGCCCGAACGTGGATGCTGCGGCGATTGAGCGGCATGCGCGCACAACCTTCCGCCGCGCGCAACGGCTCGGGATTCAACTGATCGTGCTGGGCAGCGGAGGTGCGCGAAAAATCCCAGCCGGTTTCGATCCGGCGCGTGCGCGTGAGCAGTTTCTGGACATTTGCCGCCGGATGGGTCCCCTGGCGGCGGAACACGGCGTGACGGTGGTGCTCGAGCCGCTGAACCGATCGGAGACGAACTTCTTTCACACGGTGGCCGAGGGCATCGAGATGGTGGACGCGGTCGGGCACCCGAACATTCAGCTGTTGGCGGACATCTATCACATGTTGCGGGAGGAGGAAGGACCGGATTCGATCCGAAAAGCAGGTGCTCGGCTGCGTCACTGTCACATCGCAGAGAAAGTCAACCGGGCACCGCCGGGCACGTCGGGCGAGGACTTCCGGCCGTACTTTCGCGCGCTGAAAGAGATCGGTTACCGCGGCGGGATCTCGATTGAAGGGCGGTGGGGGCGCGACATTGAGGCCGATCTGCGTCGGGCGCTGGAGGTGATGCGCCGGCAGTGGTCTGAGGCGTGA